A window from Deinococcus sp. Leaf326 encodes these proteins:
- a CDS encoding ATP-binding protein: MTHQPPSQPTDTPSSAQARLQTLEAQVQHLQAAVVQAKALFHGAPQAALLVSAQGRVIDVNARGAALLASGPQGLTGRPLLPLIAAASRPTFTALLGRALGDRGAQTGEIQVRLPDGQVLDLAVEAVSQQREGKPATCHLTLTDVTAFKAAHRTLLDVNQTQTQQLQDQRYRILRLEEEFESVMFLSARELTSTVTRAENFLTLVKPGTEDAAPLDHAAKAMQQTQALLDSLKGYMRARNLRARMRSVDLGKVLREVLKEVQPQMAGRDVQVTAVPLPTVYGDSQVLQLILHEYVGNALKFTRTRERARLHILVQSTDTEYRIGVEDNGVGFNLRHKDKAFELFGRLHPPGSYEGTGLGLAVVRRLCERFGGRAWGEGRVDQGATFWFAWPKAAE; this comes from the coding sequence ATGACCCACCAGCCTCCCTCCCAGCCCACCGACACTCCCTCGTCGGCCCAAGCCCGACTGCAAACGCTGGAAGCTCAGGTCCAGCATCTCCAGGCGGCTGTTGTGCAGGCCAAGGCCCTGTTTCATGGTGCCCCCCAGGCCGCCCTTCTGGTCTCCGCCCAGGGACGTGTGATAGATGTCAATGCCCGGGGAGCCGCCCTGCTCGCGTCTGGCCCTCAGGGGCTCACGGGGCGTCCATTGTTGCCGTTGATCGCTGCGGCCTCCCGGCCCACGTTCACGGCCCTGTTAGGACGAGCCCTTGGAGACCGGGGGGCGCAGACCGGTGAGATTCAGGTGCGGCTCCCGGATGGGCAGGTCCTTGACCTGGCGGTGGAAGCTGTGTCACAGCAGCGGGAAGGCAAGCCGGCCACCTGCCACCTCACGTTGACCGACGTGACGGCGTTCAAGGCCGCCCACCGAACCCTTCTCGACGTCAACCAGACTCAGACGCAGCAACTTCAGGATCAGCGTTACCGGATTCTGCGGCTCGAAGAGGAATTCGAGAGCGTGATGTTCCTCTCGGCCCGGGAGTTGACCAGCACCGTGACCCGCGCCGAGAACTTCCTGACCCTGGTCAAGCCGGGTACCGAGGACGCGGCGCCGCTGGACCACGCTGCCAAGGCCATGCAGCAGACGCAGGCCCTGCTCGATTCGCTCAAAGGGTATATGCGGGCCCGGAACCTGCGAGCCCGCATGCGCAGTGTGGACCTCGGCAAAGTCCTGCGTGAGGTCCTCAAGGAAGTCCAGCCCCAGATGGCGGGGCGTGACGTGCAGGTGACGGCCGTCCCCCTGCCCACCGTGTATGGGGACAGCCAGGTGCTGCAACTGATCTTGCACGAGTATGTTGGCAATGCCCTGAAGTTCACCCGGACCCGCGAACGCGCTCGCCTACATATCCTGGTTCAGAGTACAGACACCGAGTACCGCATCGGGGTTGAGGACAACGGCGTCGGTTTCAACCTGCGCCACAAGGACAAGGCCTTTGAGCTGTTCGGCCGCCTGCATCCCCCAGGCTCGTACGAGGGAACGGGTCTGGGCCTGGCAGTGGTTCGGCGGCTCTGCGAACGTTTCGGAGGGCGGGCCTGGGGTGAAGGCAGGGTCGACCAGGGCGCGACCTTCTGGTTCGCCTGGCCGAAGGCGGCCGAGTAG
- a CDS encoding sensor histidine kinase KdpD encodes MFRAVGDSFRLAVERNSQLQQIGRQRERLADLNAELGNLITRTAHNLEAPAQKLSHLLGPGLSGGAQPFDGLSPYDPALLQEEIARLKGVAEDLRHLAHLEVRPLSAALLPLGEVFAEMRAALPHFPGRPVAWQVARLPIVRGDRALLRQALEVLMTFTLSDTRGAGYVTVDSAVVGGEVQITVEDDGVGLVAEEAATLFDLVVRTDQGVPVLEGGGLIQVRRILARHGGWAWAEARSTGGKVVLTFPQDEKVGELEALFGDDLPGA; translated from the coding sequence GTGTTCCGCGCCGTGGGGGACAGTTTCCGCCTAGCTGTAGAACGCAACTCCCAGCTGCAACAGATCGGGCGGCAGCGCGAACGTCTGGCGGACCTGAACGCCGAACTAGGAAATCTCATCACCCGCACCGCCCATAACCTCGAAGCTCCGGCGCAGAAACTCAGCCACCTGCTGGGCCCCGGCCTGTCAGGCGGCGCGCAGCCTTTCGACGGCCTTTCCCCCTACGACCCCGCGCTCCTTCAGGAGGAGATCGCGCGCCTGAAAGGCGTGGCCGAGGACCTCCGGCACCTCGCCCACCTGGAAGTGCGTCCGCTCAGCGCCGCGCTGCTGCCCTTGGGCGAAGTGTTCGCGGAGATGCGGGCAGCGTTGCCACACTTCCCGGGGCGACCGGTGGCCTGGCAGGTGGCCCGCCTGCCCATCGTGCGGGGAGACCGGGCGCTCCTGCGGCAGGCCCTGGAGGTGCTGATGACCTTTACCCTGAGTGACACACGCGGCGCGGGCTACGTGACGGTGGACAGCGCTGTCGTCGGCGGCGAAGTGCAGATTACGGTAGAGGACGACGGTGTAGGCCTCGTGGCCGAGGAGGCGGCGACCCTCTTTGACCTAGTGGTCCGCACAGATCAGGGCGTCCCGGTGCTAGAGGGCGGCGGCCTGATCCAGGTGCGGCGTATCCTGGCCCGCCACGGCGGCTGGGCTTGGGCGGAAGCCCGGAGCACCGGTGGAAAAGTAGTGCTGACCTTTCCCCAGGATGAGAAGGTGGGTGAACTCGAGGCCCTGTTTGGAGATGACCTGCCGGGGGCCTGA
- a CDS encoding helix-turn-helix transcriptional regulator, translating into MTRTSALTPHLRELARLRRVRDRIDREYAQPLNVETLARGANMSAGHLSRQFRLAYGESPYSYLMTRRIERAMALLRRGDLNVTQVCFEVGCTSLGTFSTRFTELVGMSLSAYLRQARQTVVAMPPCVAKQVTRPVRNREASEPGARLE; encoded by the coding sequence GTGACCCGCACCTCCGCCCTGACCCCGCACCTGCGCGAACTCGCGCGGCTGCGCCGTGTCCGCGACCGGATCGACCGCGAGTACGCCCAACCCCTGAATGTCGAGACCCTCGCACGCGGCGCCAACATGTCGGCGGGGCACCTCAGCCGCCAGTTCCGTCTCGCTTACGGAGAATCGCCCTACAGCTATCTCATGACGCGGCGTATCGAGCGCGCCATGGCGCTGCTGCGCCGAGGCGACCTGAACGTCACCCAGGTCTGCTTTGAGGTCGGGTGCACCTCTCTCGGGACCTTCAGCACCCGCTTCACCGAACTGGTTGGGATGTCTCTCAGCGCCTATCTCCGCCAGGCCAGACAAACAGTAGTCGCCATGCCCCCCTGTGTGGCGAAACAGGTCACCCGACCGGTCAGAAATCGAGAAGCGTCAGAGCCGGGAGCGCGCCTAGAGTGA
- a CDS encoding PAS domain-containing protein: MSSPSAPAAAPFDVLVLVAPVGTPEATLAVLAELPPTLPVAVLIMSPQEKPALKDLRRLSLLPMREAEDGAVLESGNVYVAPPRQVLTIRPGLLCALTPQDDRPSPPPLDQLLGSLALSAGSRALVVILGGEGQEGVAGARALRGVGGTVLVQRPEEMTGAALPTLLLQTATLVLSPATLARVVADLLGHRLSGYKDPYQAVPSFEITERKYREANQAFLVEISRDLSQLASEKELCHTVGLKLAAHLGLTCYHYVDVDEDRAEVTVLHFWHALDVPEILGTYPVAGFIASDRLGGLRAGETTIIHDVQNELQEDSPAAAGLREGAAAQKISAYVAVPYSQDGRWKAYFAVADSQPRRWTELEVRLIQEVAGQLSPRIERLRVQAALRASEAQYRLAEEAANGLSYTWNLEALHVTPGGLASSSTPKDIRESLRTLTPTYSDGFSRVLGYSPGEVPLTWAAWQALIHPDDLERVSAEYGQPFLPGRSSIEYRLRHRDGHYLDVLDHGVVILDEQGRIRRLTGSVTDITERRRAEEALRESKERQVFLLRLSETLRTEPDVNAVADRALGLLLEQLSLDRCSIAEYQLEEDWADLTHQVGNGRMPPLPNGVRLSDFPEALQVMLDRTLVIEDVTHTPGLSDLDRKNMNRLGVGALVAATLRRGEGRPLRCIFAVSASARPWTSGEIALIEESTERTWAAMEQAREEMLRRQAEELNAFLVRFTDTVRRFTDPQAVAETACRLIAERLGVEHAYWTEVDWATREHVITASVHTPGVPVPVIESRFPVGDWEPLASLQRAGLPVVVDDTQEDSRLPPEVKAGYVQIAVGADLSVPVTIDEKLRCALAVNQRLPRHWSEGEIALVQGLVGRCWSEVERARAEEALRASEARFRAVANLVPDLLWESEPDGLTPWYNQRWLDYTGQTFEQATGWGWTDAIHPDDREGSARRYGQAVQCGQPLRQEHRIRRHDGEYRWFVVNAFPLRDEDGEVNRVYGAATDIHHLREKSAVLEARVEERTHQLAELNAEFESRNRALEAFAELTRSLALHLDPYALIRRGQEVALSLLPEGFATY; this comes from the coding sequence ATGTCTTCACCCTCTGCGCCTGCCGCCGCACCCTTCGACGTGCTGGTCCTGGTTGCCCCGGTAGGTACCCCGGAGGCGACCTTAGCAGTGCTGGCCGAGCTTCCCCCCACCTTGCCCGTCGCGGTCCTGATCATGTCCCCGCAGGAGAAGCCTGCCTTGAAGGACCTGCGCCGCCTATCACTCCTTCCTATGCGCGAGGCGGAGGACGGCGCGGTTCTGGAGTCAGGCAACGTCTACGTCGCTCCACCGCGCCAAGTTCTCACCATCCGCCCTGGACTGCTCTGTGCCCTCACCCCGCAGGACGACCGGCCCTCGCCGCCCCCACTCGACCAGTTGCTGGGCTCCCTAGCCCTCAGTGCCGGTTCGCGTGCGCTCGTGGTGATCCTGGGCGGCGAGGGCCAGGAGGGGGTGGCTGGAGCGCGTGCTCTGCGCGGGGTAGGCGGCACCGTGCTCGTCCAGCGTCCAGAAGAAATGACTGGAGCTGCCTTACCGACCCTCCTGCTCCAGACGGCCACACTGGTGCTGTCTCCCGCGACGCTGGCTCGGGTGGTCGCTGACCTCCTGGGGCACCGCTTGAGTGGGTATAAAGATCCCTATCAGGCGGTCCCCTCCTTTGAAATCACGGAGCGTAAGTACCGCGAAGCGAATCAGGCCTTTCTGGTTGAAATTTCCAGAGACCTCAGCCAGCTCGCCAGCGAGAAAGAACTGTGCCATACGGTCGGCCTAAAACTGGCAGCCCATCTGGGACTGACCTGTTACCACTATGTGGATGTGGATGAGGACCGTGCCGAGGTGACGGTCCTGCATTTCTGGCATGCGCTGGACGTGCCAGAGATCCTGGGCACCTATCCCGTTGCCGGGTTCATCGCTTCTGACAGGCTGGGTGGGTTGCGCGCCGGGGAAACGACCATCATTCACGACGTTCAAAACGAGCTCCAGGAAGACTCGCCCGCAGCGGCGGGGCTGAGGGAGGGGGCCGCGGCCCAGAAGATCAGCGCTTACGTGGCCGTACCCTACAGCCAGGACGGACGGTGGAAGGCCTATTTCGCCGTCGCGGACAGCCAGCCGCGGCGGTGGACGGAACTGGAAGTTAGGCTGATTCAGGAGGTCGCCGGCCAACTGTCTCCGCGCATCGAGCGTCTCCGTGTCCAGGCTGCCCTGCGCGCCTCTGAAGCGCAGTACCGCCTGGCCGAAGAAGCCGCCAATGGTCTGAGCTATACCTGGAACCTGGAGGCCCTCCACGTTACGCCGGGCGGTTTAGCTTCGTCATCCACCCCTAAGGACATCCGGGAGTCGTTGAGGACCCTCACGCCCACGTATAGCGACGGCTTCAGCAGGGTTCTGGGATACAGTCCCGGCGAAGTGCCGCTGACCTGGGCGGCGTGGCAGGCGCTGATTCATCCGGATGACCTAGAGCGGGTATCGGCCGAATACGGCCAACCGTTTCTGCCGGGTCGCTCCTCGATTGAGTACCGGCTGCGTCACAGGGACGGCCATTATCTGGACGTCCTCGACCATGGCGTAGTGATCCTTGATGAACAGGGCCGTATTCGCCGCCTCACCGGCTCTGTCACGGATATCACCGAACGCAGGCGCGCCGAGGAAGCCCTGAGAGAGAGCAAGGAGCGGCAAGTGTTTCTGCTACGGCTCAGCGAGACCCTACGGACTGAGCCCGACGTGAACGCCGTGGCAGACCGGGCGCTGGGACTGCTTTTGGAACAGCTGAGCCTGGACCGCTGTTCCATCGCCGAGTACCAGCTGGAAGAAGACTGGGCAGACCTCACCCATCAGGTCGGCAACGGCCGCATGCCGCCCCTGCCGAACGGTGTCCGCCTGTCGGATTTCCCGGAGGCTCTCCAGGTGATGCTCGACCGGACGCTGGTGATTGAGGACGTGACCCACACGCCTGGCCTCTCGGACCTGGACCGGAAGAACATGAACAGACTCGGCGTGGGCGCGCTTGTCGCCGCGACCCTGCGCAGAGGGGAGGGGCGTCCGCTTCGGTGCATCTTCGCCGTCTCTGCAAGTGCTCGGCCCTGGACCTCCGGTGAGATCGCCCTGATCGAAGAGAGTACCGAGCGCACCTGGGCGGCGATGGAGCAGGCACGGGAGGAGATGCTGCGCCGGCAAGCGGAGGAACTCAACGCCTTTCTGGTCCGCTTCACTGACACTGTGCGCCGTTTCACCGACCCACAGGCCGTCGCCGAAACGGCTTGCCGACTCATTGCCGAACGGCTCGGCGTCGAGCACGCGTACTGGACGGAGGTGGACTGGGCCACGCGCGAGCACGTTATCACGGCCTCAGTCCACACCCCGGGCGTACCCGTACCCGTCATCGAGAGCCGTTTCCCGGTCGGGGACTGGGAACCCCTCGCGTCGTTACAACGCGCCGGCCTTCCCGTCGTGGTGGACGACACCCAGGAAGACAGCCGCCTTCCGCCCGAGGTGAAGGCAGGCTACGTTCAGATCGCTGTCGGCGCGGACCTGTCCGTTCCGGTGACAATAGACGAAAAGCTACGCTGCGCACTCGCAGTCAATCAACGGCTGCCGCGTCACTGGAGCGAGGGGGAGATCGCACTTGTTCAGGGTCTCGTGGGACGTTGCTGGTCCGAGGTGGAGCGCGCCCGAGCCGAGGAAGCCCTGCGCGCCTCGGAAGCCCGGTTCCGGGCCGTCGCCAACCTCGTGCCCGATCTGCTCTGGGAAAGCGAACCGGACGGGTTGACCCCCTGGTACAACCAGCGTTGGCTGGACTACACCGGTCAGACGTTCGAGCAGGCAACCGGCTGGGGCTGGACAGACGCTATTCACCCGGACGACCGCGAGGGCTCAGCCCGGCGGTACGGTCAGGCCGTTCAGTGCGGGCAGCCGCTCCGGCAGGAACACCGCATCCGCCGTCACGATGGCGAGTACCGCTGGTTCGTGGTCAATGCCTTTCCTCTGCGAGATGAAGACGGTGAGGTCAACCGGGTTTACGGCGCGGCCACCGACATTCACCACCTGCGCGAGAAGTCTGCGGTGCTCGAAGCGCGTGTAGAAGAACGGACCCACCAACTGGCGGAGCTCAACGCCGAGTTCGAATCACGCAACCGGGCCCTGGAAGCGTTCGCAGAGCTGACCCGCAGTCTGGCCCTGCATCTCGACCCGTATGCCCTGATCCGGCGGGGGCAGGAAGTCGCCCTCTCTCTGCTCCCGGAAGGCTTTGCGACGTACTAG
- a CDS encoding iron chaperone has translation MTVKPPSKLAQPSRSTARTTEPQGFTAEERAAMKARTQELKAEARLGRNRAEGERAVLAALALMPEPDRTLGEQFHALVGAAAPELLPRTWYGMPAYAREGQVVCFFQSASKFKTRYTTIGFSDAANLDEGTLWPTTFALTTWTPEGEAKIDALVRRAVSEGLPSQSKRD, from the coding sequence ATGACCGTGAAGCCCCCCAGCAAGCTGGCACAACCGTCCAGAAGTACAGCCAGAACAACGGAGCCGCAGGGATTCACAGCGGAGGAACGAGCGGCGATGAAGGCCCGTACCCAGGAGCTCAAGGCAGAGGCGCGCCTGGGCAGGAACCGGGCGGAGGGGGAACGCGCGGTTCTTGCTGCCCTCGCCCTGATGCCGGAACCAGACCGCACTCTGGGTGAGCAGTTCCACGCGCTCGTCGGTGCGGCGGCGCCGGAGCTCCTGCCGAGAACCTGGTATGGCATGCCCGCCTATGCCAGGGAAGGTCAGGTGGTCTGCTTTTTCCAGAGTGCGTCTAAATTCAAGACGCGGTATACGACGATCGGCTTCAGTGACGCGGCAAATCTCGACGAGGGCACCTTGTGGCCAACGACCTTCGCCCTGACGACGTGGACCCCCGAAGGAGAGGCGAAGATCGACGCGCTCGTGAGGAGAGCCGTGAGCGAGGGGCTGCCCAGTCAGTCGAAAAGGGACTGA
- a CDS encoding NAD(P)/FAD-dependent oxidoreductase: protein MISKDASFDVVIVGAGSAGLNAALVLGRARRSTLLLDSGPPRNAPAQASHGLLTRDGTPPLELTRLAREQLAPYPVTRLARLAEGVVPAQEGFAVTLEGGNTVHARRLLLATGVTDLLPDIPGLQEGWGTTVHHCPYCHGWEVRDQDLADLIPGGGDMAYHRGVLLRQWTPHLVLLTHGPAHLTAQQQSNLDDLGVRIDERLVAQWDGRNVTFEDGTRLGRDTLFVTPGQAQRSALPEQLGCARIDRGPLAGVLLAVTPETGLTSVPGVYAAGDMIGEQQVVLAAASGARAAAAINADLCFGDASRWTIHT from the coding sequence GTGATATCAAAAGATGCTTCCTTCGATGTGGTCATAGTTGGTGCCGGGAGCGCTGGACTGAACGCCGCTCTCGTTCTCGGCCGTGCCCGGCGCTCCACTCTACTTCTCGACTCGGGTCCACCCCGCAATGCCCCAGCTCAGGCCTCCCACGGCCTCCTCACCCGCGACGGCACCCCACCTCTCGAACTCACCCGCCTCGCCCGCGAACAACTTGCCCCCTACCCTGTGACCCGCCTCGCCCGCCTTGCCGAAGGAGTCGTTCCTGCTCAGGAGGGCTTCGCCGTCACGCTGGAGGGCGGCAACACCGTCCACGCTCGCCGCCTATTGCTGGCTACAGGCGTCACCGATCTCCTTCCCGACATTCCCGGCCTGCAGGAGGGCTGGGGCACGACCGTCCACCACTGTCCCTACTGCCATGGCTGGGAAGTTCGCGATCAGGACCTCGCCGACCTGATTCCCGGCGGCGGCGATATGGCCTACCACCGCGGCGTCCTGCTGCGGCAATGGACGCCCCACCTGGTCCTGCTCACCCACGGCCCTGCCCATCTCACAGCTCAGCAACAATCGAACCTCGATGACCTGGGCGTCCGCATTGATGAACGTCTCGTCGCCCAGTGGGACGGACGAAATGTCACTTTCGAGGACGGTACCCGGCTCGGCCGTGACACCCTGTTCGTGACCCCTGGGCAGGCACAGCGCTCCGCCCTCCCTGAGCAACTCGGCTGTGCCCGCATCGACCGTGGCCCACTGGCCGGCGTGCTGCTGGCTGTCACTCCCGAGACGGGGCTAACCAGCGTTCCTGGCGTATATGCTGCGGGCGACATGATCGGCGAGCAGCAGGTTGTTCTGGCGGCGGCCAGTGGCGCGCGGGCTGCCGCCGCCATTAATGCCGATCTGTGTTTCGGGGACGCCTCGCGGTGGACCATTCACACCTGA
- a CDS encoding GAF domain-containing protein: protein MRNPALQAIVEAGLNRGDIPSLDQPWKSGSPFFQGHYAPDTDGLGALEHGTNAVATLPLTVGGRQVGVFAVALFGERAWSGADRAMLETVVRNLGLALERAEAVRTLAEEREALGTFAQFAEQANELQEVPALAQYATAVLQQVLSPGNTVYLEREGEVWQLRHVSGQLDPELEAALRGGVPAALPGFEVSFGRREPVFFEHWDPGELAPPVHFTAIATYPLFPQDHPAGMLSMALMDRPA, encoded by the coding sequence ATGCGCAACCCGGCTCTCCAGGCGATCGTAGAGGCCGGGCTGAACAGGGGTGATATTCCCAGTCTCGACCAACCTTGGAAGAGCGGCTCGCCGTTCTTTCAGGGACACTATGCGCCGGACACCGATGGCCTGGGCGCTCTGGAGCACGGCACGAACGCGGTGGCAACGCTTCCTCTGACGGTCGGTGGCCGTCAGGTCGGGGTTTTCGCTGTAGCACTCTTCGGTGAGCGTGCCTGGTCGGGCGCCGACCGGGCCATGCTGGAGACAGTCGTCCGCAACCTGGGGCTGGCTCTGGAGCGGGCAGAAGCAGTCCGTACCCTGGCCGAGGAACGCGAAGCACTGGGCACCTTCGCCCAATTCGCTGAGCAGGCCAATGAACTTCAGGAGGTGCCGGCCCTCGCGCAATACGCCACCGCGGTGCTTCAACAGGTGCTGTCTCCAGGCAACACCGTGTACCTCGAACGCGAAGGAGAAGTCTGGCAGCTGCGTCATGTCTCCGGCCAGCTCGACCCTGAACTGGAAGCTGCCCTGCGCGGGGGCGTACCTGCCGCTCTGCCCGGCTTTGAGGTTTCCTTCGGGCGCCGGGAACCCGTGTTCTTCGAGCATTGGGACCCTGGCGAACTCGCTCCTCCGGTTCACTTCACGGCTATCGCCACATACCCCCTGTTTCCCCAGGACCACCCTGCCGGAATGCTCAGCATGGCCCTCATGGACCGCCCCGCCTAG
- a CDS encoding VOC family protein: MDLLIHQTFLPHTGPAAALAFYRDLLGFEVLDDVGYNGMHWLTVRPPGQAGPSIVLYPPEATPGITDDERRSIAEMMAKGSYATLILTTVDLDGTFGLLQGHDIEIVQEPAAQPYGIRDCAVRDPAGNLLRIQERR, translated from the coding sequence ATGGACCTGCTCATCCACCAGACCTTCCTCCCTCATACCGGTCCCGCAGCCGCACTGGCCTTCTACCGTGACCTGCTCGGTTTCGAGGTGCTCGACGACGTCGGGTACAACGGGATGCACTGGCTGACAGTCAGGCCCCCCGGCCAGGCAGGTCCGTCCATCGTCCTGTACCCACCAGAGGCCACCCCCGGGATCACGGATGATGAGCGCCGCAGCATCGCGGAGATGATGGCCAAGGGGTCATACGCCACACTCATCCTGACCACGGTGGACCTCGACGGCACATTTGGACTTCTTCAGGGCCACGACATCGAGATCGTCCAGGAACCGGCGGCGCAGCCCTATGGGATTCGTGACTGCGCGGTCAGGGACCCGGCGGGAAATCTCCTGCGGATTCAGGAGCGGCGCTGA